From a region of the Mycobacterium intracellulare ATCC 13950 genome:
- the pheT gene encoding phenylalanine--tRNA ligase subunit beta yields MRVPYSWLREVVNAGAPGWDVAPAELEQALVDIGHEVEEVLTLGPVEGPLTVGRVTDIEELTGFKKPIRFCHVDVGEDKDREIVCGATNFVAGDLVVAALPGTTLPGGFAIAARKTYGRTSEGMICSAAELGLGADHSGILVLPPGTAEPGADGHAVLGLDDVIFHLAITPDRGYGMSLRGLAREVACAYDLDFVDPADVKPLPANGEAWPLTVQPDTGVRRFALRPVTGIEPAAVSPWWLQRRLLLSGIRPTSPAVDVTNYVMLELGHPLHAHDRNRITGGFGVRFARPGETVVTLDDIERKLEPADVLIVDDTATTAIGGVMGAASTEVRADSTDVLLEAAVWDPAAVSRTQRRLHLPSEAARRYERGVDPAISVAALDRCATLLAEIAGGAVSDTLTDWRGDPPRDEWAGSPIDIAADLPGRIAGVAYASGTAAKRLSQIGAGVAERGDTLTVTPPSWRPDLLQPADLVEEVLRLEGLEVIPSVLPSAPAGRGLSAVQQRRRAIGRSLAQSGYVEILPTPFLPAGAFDLWGLPPDDPRRVTTDVLNPLEADRPHLATTLLPALLEALVRNVSRGLVDVSLYALAQVVQPTAETRGVTPIPVDRRPTDAEIAALDASLPRQPQHVAAVLTGLREARGPWGPGRRAEAADAFEAVRIIARAAGIDVRLRAAQQLPWHPGRCAEVLVGDTTVGYAGQLHPAVTERSGLPKGTCALELDLDAVPLAAALPAPRVSPFPAVFQDVSLVVPADVPAQAVADAVREGAGELLEDLQLFDVFTGPQIGEDRKSLTFALRFRAPDRTLTEDDATAAREAAVRRAAESVGAELRA; encoded by the coding sequence ATGCGCGTTCCGTACAGCTGGCTGCGCGAGGTCGTGAACGCCGGCGCGCCGGGCTGGGACGTGGCCCCCGCCGAGCTGGAGCAGGCGCTGGTGGACATCGGCCACGAGGTCGAAGAGGTTCTCACCCTCGGCCCGGTCGAGGGCCCGCTTACGGTGGGCCGCGTCACCGACATCGAGGAACTCACCGGTTTCAAGAAGCCGATCCGGTTCTGCCACGTCGACGTGGGCGAGGATAAAGACCGCGAGATCGTCTGCGGCGCAACCAACTTCGTGGCCGGTGACCTCGTGGTGGCGGCGCTGCCGGGCACCACGCTGCCCGGCGGATTCGCCATCGCCGCGCGTAAGACCTACGGCCGCACCTCGGAGGGAATGATCTGCTCGGCGGCCGAACTCGGTTTGGGCGCCGACCATTCCGGGATTCTGGTGCTGCCGCCGGGCACCGCCGAACCCGGCGCCGACGGCCACGCCGTGCTGGGCCTCGACGACGTGATCTTCCACCTGGCCATCACCCCCGACCGCGGTTACGGCATGTCGCTGCGGGGCCTGGCGCGCGAGGTCGCCTGCGCCTACGACCTGGACTTCGTCGACCCCGCGGACGTCAAGCCGTTGCCGGCCAACGGGGAGGCCTGGCCGCTGACGGTGCAGCCCGACACCGGCGTGCGGCGGTTCGCGCTGCGCCCGGTCACCGGCATCGAGCCGGCTGCCGTGTCACCGTGGTGGCTGCAGCGCCGCCTGCTGCTCTCGGGCATCCGCCCCACCTCCCCGGCGGTCGACGTCACGAACTACGTGATGCTCGAGCTGGGCCACCCCCTGCACGCCCACGACCGCAACCGCATCACCGGCGGCTTCGGCGTGCGCTTCGCCCGTCCCGGCGAGACCGTCGTCACCCTCGACGACATCGAACGCAAACTGGAACCGGCCGACGTCCTGATCGTCGACGACACGGCGACCACGGCGATCGGCGGCGTGATGGGCGCGGCGAGCACCGAGGTGCGCGCCGATTCCACCGACGTGCTGCTCGAGGCCGCGGTCTGGGATCCCGCCGCGGTGTCGCGCACCCAGCGCAGATTGCACCTGCCCAGCGAGGCCGCCCGCCGCTACGAGCGGGGCGTGGATCCGGCCATTTCCGTTGCCGCGCTGGACCGCTGCGCCACGCTGCTCGCCGAGATCGCCGGCGGCGCGGTGTCCGACACGCTGACCGATTGGCGGGGCGACCCGCCCCGCGACGAGTGGGCCGGGTCGCCGATCGACATCGCCGCCGACCTGCCCGGCCGCATCGCCGGTGTGGCCTACGCTTCGGGCACGGCCGCCAAGCGGCTGTCCCAAATCGGTGCCGGCGTCGCCGAACGCGGCGACACGCTGACGGTCACCCCACCCAGCTGGCGACCCGACCTGCTGCAGCCCGCCGACCTCGTCGAGGAGGTGCTGCGGCTCGAGGGCCTGGAGGTCATCCCGTCGGTGCTGCCGTCGGCGCCGGCCGGCCGCGGGCTGTCCGCCGTGCAACAGCGCCGCCGCGCCATCGGCAGGTCGCTGGCCCAGTCCGGGTACGTCGAGATCCTGCCGACGCCTTTTCTGCCCGCCGGGGCGTTCGACCTGTGGGGGCTGCCGCCCGACGATCCGCGGCGCGTCACGACCGACGTGCTCAACCCGCTGGAGGCCGACCGCCCGCACCTGGCCACCACCCTGCTGCCGGCGCTGCTGGAAGCCTTGGTGCGCAACGTATCCCGCGGTTTGGTCGACGTTTCGCTCTATGCCCTTGCGCAGGTGGTGCAGCCGACAGCAGAGACCCGCGGCGTGACGCCGATCCCCGTCGACCGCCGGCCCACCGACGCCGAGATCGCCGCGCTCGACGCGTCGTTGCCGCGCCAACCCCAGCACGTCGCCGCGGTGCTGACCGGCCTGCGGGAAGCGCGCGGCCCCTGGGGGCCGGGCCGGCGCGCCGAGGCCGCCGACGCGTTCGAGGCGGTGCGCATCATCGCCCGCGCCGCCGGCATCGACGTCCGGTTGCGGGCGGCGCAGCAGCTGCCGTGGCACCCGGGCCGCTGCGCCGAGGTGCTCGTGGGCGACACGACGGTCGGGTACGCGGGCCAGCTGCACCCGGCCGTGACCGAGCGCTCCGGGCTGCCCAAGGGCACCTGCGCCCTCGAGCTCGATCTCGACGCCGTGCCCCTCGCCGCGGCGCTGCCCGCGCCCCGGGTGTCTCCGTTCCCGGCCGTCTTCCAGGACGTCAGCCTGGTGGTGCCGGCGGACGTACCGGCTCAGGCGGTGGCCGACGCCGTGCGCGAAGGCGCGGGCGAGCTGCTGGAAGACCTGCAGCTGTTCGACGTTTTCACCGGCCCGCAGATCGGGGAGGACCGCAAGTCGCTGACCTTCGCGCTGCGGTTCCGGGCGCCGGACCGCACGCTGACCGAGGACGACGCCACCGCGGCCCGCGAGGCCGCCGTGCGCCGGGCCGCCGAGTCGGTCGGCGCCGAGCTCCGCGCCTGA
- a CDS encoding adenylate/guanylate cyclase domain-containing protein, which produces MELARRDLKPGEPDESRAAHSASRRTPLSVHNATQWLHGRNHSPGAVALVRRARRLLPGDPEFGDPLSTAGDGGPRAAARAADRLLGDRDAVSREVSLGVLQVWQALTEGVSRRPANPEVTLVFTDLVGFSTWSLRAGDDAALALLRQVARALEPPLLDAGGHIVKRMGDGLMAVFGDPTVAVRAVLAAKEAVGSVEVEGYTPRMRVGIHTGRPQRLASDWLGVDVNIAARVMERATKGGIMVSSSTLDLIPQSELDALGVEAKRTRKPVFGPKPAGLPADLAIYRLKTFRELSGSDDTAETKPQP; this is translated from the coding sequence GTGGAACTCGCGCGTCGCGATCTGAAGCCGGGCGAGCCCGACGAATCCCGCGCGGCGCACTCCGCTTCGCGGCGCACGCCGCTGTCGGTGCACAACGCGACCCAATGGCTGCACGGCCGCAATCACAGCCCCGGGGCGGTCGCCCTGGTCCGGCGGGCACGCCGGCTGTTGCCGGGGGACCCCGAGTTCGGCGATCCGTTGTCCACGGCCGGCGACGGCGGTCCGCGCGCCGCGGCGCGCGCGGCCGACCGGCTGCTGGGGGACCGCGACGCGGTGTCGCGTGAGGTCAGCCTCGGGGTGCTGCAGGTGTGGCAGGCGCTGACCGAAGGCGTTTCCCGCCGGCCGGCCAATCCGGAGGTGACGTTGGTCTTCACCGACCTGGTCGGGTTTTCGACGTGGTCCCTGCGGGCCGGCGACGACGCGGCGCTGGCGCTGTTGCGTCAGGTGGCGCGGGCCCTCGAGCCGCCGCTGCTCGACGCCGGCGGGCACATCGTCAAACGCATGGGTGACGGACTCATGGCCGTGTTCGGCGATCCGACGGTCGCCGTGCGGGCCGTGTTGGCCGCCAAGGAGGCGGTCGGATCGGTCGAGGTGGAGGGCTACACACCGCGGATGCGCGTGGGGATCCACACCGGACGACCGCAGCGGCTGGCCTCGGATTGGCTCGGCGTGGATGTGAATATCGCCGCACGAGTTATGGAACGGGCCACCAAAGGTGGAATCATGGTGTCGAGTTCAACGTTGGATCTCATACCGCAAAGCGAGTTGGACGCATTGGGCGTCGAGGCCAAGCGGACCCGCAAACCGGTTTTCGGGCCGAAGCCCGCCGGCCTGCCCGCCGATTTGGCGATATATCGCCTCAAGACTTTTAGGGAGTTGTCAGGCTCTGATGACACAGCCGAAACAAAACCGCAGCCATAA
- the rpmI gene encoding 50S ribosomal protein L35: protein MPKAKTHSGASKRFRRTGTGKIVRQKANRRHLLEHKPTKRTRRLDGRTVVAANDAQRINRLLNG, encoded by the coding sequence ATGCCCAAAGCCAAGACCCATAGCGGGGCGTCAAAGCGCTTCCGGCGCACCGGAACCGGCAAGATCGTCCGGCAGAAGGCCAACCGCCGGCACCTGCTCGAGCACAAGCCGACGAAACGGACCCGGCGGCTCGACGGCCGCACCGTGGTGGCCGCCAACGACGCCCAGCGGATCAATCGGCTGCTGAACGGCTGA
- the rplT gene encoding 50S ribosomal protein L20 has product MARVKRAVNAHKKRRSILKASKGYRGQRSRLYRKAKEQQLHSLQYAYRDRRARKGEFRKLWISRINAAARANDITYNRLIQGLKAAGVEVDRKNLADIAVADPAAFTALVDIARAALPEDVNAPSDSGEAA; this is encoded by the coding sequence ATGGCACGCGTGAAGCGGGCGGTCAACGCCCACAAGAAGAGGCGCAGCATTCTCAAGGCCTCGAAGGGCTATCGCGGCCAGCGATCCCGGCTCTACCGCAAAGCCAAAGAGCAGCAGCTGCATTCGCTGCAGTACGCCTATCGCGACCGCCGCGCGCGCAAGGGCGAGTTCCGCAAGCTGTGGATCTCGCGGATCAACGCGGCGGCGCGCGCCAACGACATCACCTACAACCGGCTGATCCAGGGCCTCAAGGCCGCCGGCGTGGAGGTGGACCGCAAGAACCTGGCCGACATCGCGGTCGCGGACCCGGCCGCCTTCACCGCGCTGGTCGACATCGCCCGCGCGGCGCTGCCCGAGGACGTCAACGCCCCCTCGGATTCGGGAGAAGCCGCCTAA
- a CDS encoding oxygenase MpaB family protein — MTARSTTPADPLGPDSLTWKYFGDLRTGMMGVWIGAIQNMYPELGAAVEEHSILLREPLQRVARSVYPIMGVVYDGDRAAQTGQQIKGYHRTIKGVDAEGRRYHALDPDTFYWAHATFFMLIVKVAEYFCGGLTEAEKRQLFDEHVQWYRMYGMSMRPVPGSWDEFQEYWERVGREELEINQAVLDIFDIRIPKPRFVLMPTPIWDQIFKPLVAGQRWIAAGLFEPAVREKAGMRWTPGDEVLLRLFGKIVELAFLAVPDEIRLHPRALAAYRRAEGRLPSDAPLVEAPPFMAPPRDRRGLPMHYFPPPPKLPFDPALQPARALLERAGSLVHTTLSLAGLRAGRGRPKRAVKAA, encoded by the coding sequence ATGACTGCCAGATCGACTACCCCCGCTGATCCGCTCGGACCAGATTCTTTGACCTGGAAGTATTTTGGCGATCTGCGCACCGGAATGATGGGCGTGTGGATCGGTGCGATCCAGAACATGTACCCCGAACTGGGCGCCGCCGTCGAGGAGCATTCGATCCTGCTGCGCGAGCCGCTGCAGCGGGTGGCCCGGTCGGTCTACCCGATCATGGGCGTGGTCTACGACGGCGACCGCGCGGCCCAGACCGGGCAGCAGATCAAGGGCTACCACCGCACGATCAAGGGCGTCGACGCCGAGGGCCGCCGCTATCACGCGCTCGACCCCGACACCTTCTACTGGGCGCACGCCACGTTCTTCATGCTGATCGTCAAGGTGGCCGAGTACTTCTGCGGCGGCCTGACCGAGGCCGAGAAGCGGCAGCTGTTCGACGAGCACGTGCAGTGGTACCGGATGTACGGGATGAGCATGCGGCCGGTGCCCGGGTCGTGGGACGAATTCCAGGAGTACTGGGAGCGGGTCGGTCGCGAGGAGCTGGAGATCAACCAGGCGGTCCTCGACATCTTCGACATCCGCATTCCCAAACCCAGGTTCGTGCTGATGCCGACACCGATCTGGGACCAGATCTTCAAACCGCTGGTGGCCGGGCAGCGCTGGATCGCGGCCGGGCTGTTCGAGCCCGCGGTCCGCGAAAAAGCCGGTATGCGTTGGACTCCGGGTGACGAGGTGTTGCTGCGATTGTTCGGCAAGATCGTCGAACTCGCGTTCCTGGCGGTGCCCGACGAGATCCGGCTGCACCCGCGCGCGCTGGCCGCCTACCGCCGCGCCGAGGGACGGCTGCCCAGCGACGCGCCGCTGGTCGAGGCCCCGCCGTTCATGGCGCCGCCGCGCGACCGCCGCGGGCTGCCGATGCACTACTTCCCGCCGCCGCCCAAGTTGCCGTTCGACCCCGCCCTGCAACCCGCCCGGGCGCTGCTGGAGCGGGCCGGATCGCTGGTGCACACGACGTTGTCGCTGGCCGGCCTGCGCGCCGGGCGGGGCCGCCCGAAGCGCGCGGTCAAGGCCGCGTAG
- the pheS gene encoding phenylalanine--tRNA ligase subunit alpha: protein MGEQPVDLSPEALTAAVNAARQAFTRADDLDALARAKTEHLGDRSPLALARQALGSVAKDQRADAGKRVNAARGEAQQGYDERLAALRAERDAAVLVAERIDVTLPSTRQPTGARHPITILAEHVADTFIAMGWEVADGPEVESEQFNFDALNFPADHPARSEQDTFYIAPEDSRQLLRTHTSPVQVRTLLARELPVYIVSIGRTFRTDELDATHTPVFHQVEGLAVDRGLSMAHLRGTLDAFARAEFGPEARTRIRPHFFPFTEPSAEVDVWFVGKKGGPGWVEWGGCGMVHPNVLRAAGIDPEEYSGFAFGMGLERTLQFRNGIPDMRDMVEGDVRFSLPFGVGA, encoded by the coding sequence GTGGGTGAGCAACCCGTCGACCTGTCGCCCGAAGCGTTGACCGCGGCGGTCAACGCCGCGCGGCAGGCCTTCACCCGGGCCGACGACCTCGACGCGCTGGCGCGCGCCAAGACCGAGCACCTCGGCGACCGCTCACCGCTGGCGCTCGCGCGCCAGGCGCTGGGGAGCGTTGCCAAAGACCAACGCGCCGATGCCGGCAAGCGGGTCAACGCCGCGCGGGGCGAGGCCCAGCAGGGGTACGACGAACGCCTCGCGGCCCTGCGCGCCGAACGCGACGCCGCCGTGCTCGTCGCCGAGCGCATCGACGTCACGTTGCCGTCGACGCGGCAGCCGACCGGGGCGCGGCACCCGATCACGATCCTCGCCGAACACGTCGCCGACACCTTCATCGCCATGGGTTGGGAAGTGGCCGACGGCCCCGAGGTCGAAAGCGAACAGTTCAACTTCGACGCGCTCAACTTTCCCGCCGACCACCCCGCGCGCAGCGAGCAGGACACCTTCTACATCGCGCCCGAGGATTCTCGGCAGCTGCTGCGCACCCACACCTCGCCGGTGCAGGTGCGCACGCTGCTGGCCCGCGAGTTGCCCGTCTACATCGTCTCGATCGGCCGCACGTTCCGCACCGACGAGCTCGACGCCACTCATACCCCGGTCTTCCACCAGGTCGAGGGCCTGGCGGTGGACCGCGGCCTGTCCATGGCGCACCTGCGGGGCACGCTCGACGCGTTCGCGCGCGCCGAGTTCGGCCCCGAGGCGCGGACCCGCATCCGCCCGCACTTCTTTCCGTTCACCGAGCCCTCCGCGGAGGTCGACGTGTGGTTCGTCGGCAAGAAGGGCGGCCCGGGCTGGGTGGAGTGGGGCGGCTGCGGGATGGTGCATCCAAACGTGTTGCGGGCGGCCGGAATTGACCCCGAGGAATACTCCGGCTTCGCGTTCGGCATGGGCCTGGAACGAACGCTGCAGTTCCGCAACGGGATTCCGGACATGCGCGACATGGTCGAGGGCGACGTCCGGTTCTCGCTGCCGTTCGGGGTGGGTGCCTGA
- the infC gene encoding translation initiation factor IF-3, giving the protein MSTETRVNERIRVPEVRLIGPGGEQVGIVRIEDALRVAADADLDLVEVAPNARPPVCKIMDYGKFKYEAAQKARESRRNQQQTVVKEQKLRPKIDDHDYETKKGHVIRFLEAGSKVKVTIMFRGREQSRPELGYRLLQRLGADVAEYGFVETSAKQDGRNMTMVLAPHRGAKTRARARHPEEVGGAAAPDSDAADAEPSSN; this is encoded by the coding sequence ATCAGCACTGAGACCCGCGTCAACGAGCGCATCCGCGTACCTGAAGTCCGATTGATTGGCCCAGGGGGAGAGCAGGTAGGCATAGTGCGCATCGAAGACGCACTGCGCGTCGCTGCGGACGCCGATCTGGACCTTGTCGAAGTTGCCCCGAACGCCAGGCCGCCGGTCTGCAAGATCATGGACTACGGCAAGTTCAAATACGAAGCGGCGCAAAAGGCGCGCGAATCCCGCCGCAACCAGCAGCAGACCGTCGTCAAGGAACAAAAGCTGCGACCCAAGATCGACGATCACGACTACGAGACCAAAAAGGGCCACGTCATCCGCTTCCTGGAGGCGGGATCGAAGGTGAAGGTCACGATCATGTTCCGCGGACGTGAGCAGTCGCGGCCCGAGCTGGGCTATCGGTTGCTGCAGCGCCTGGGCGCGGACGTCGCCGAATACGGTTTCGTGGAGACGTCGGCCAAGCAGGACGGCCGCAACATGACGATGGTGCTGGCGCCGCACCGCGGCGCGAAGACCCGCGCCAGGGCGCGGCACCCCGAAGAGGTGGGGGGCGCAGCGGCACCGGATTCCGACGCCGCCGACGCCGAACCGTCGTCGAACTGA
- a CDS encoding rhomboid-like protein, with amino-acid sequence MLGGIVSRLARVQFTVGYAALLLAISCAILVLGPDAHDVIVARASTNLHNLAHGHLGTLLGSALVVDAGPLYFWLPFLTCLLALAELHLRTIRLVVAFLVGHIGATLLVAAALAGAVEFGWLPVSITRASDVGMSYGALAVLGAMTAVIPSRWRAAWVGWWVAAGIASAIVGGDFTDAGHTVAVILGVLVSARFRQPIHWTPARYLMLAASSGFGFLMLAHHWGTMAATPVFGLLGAVVAYAGAKYVTGRGLPVAPLDGDDTLPGPAPAVAG; translated from the coding sequence ATGCTAGGGGGCATCGTGTCCCGGCTCGCCCGGGTCCAATTCACCGTGGGGTATGCGGCGCTGCTGCTTGCCATCAGCTGCGCCATCCTGGTGCTCGGCCCGGACGCACATGACGTCATCGTCGCCCGCGCCAGCACCAACCTGCACAACCTGGCCCACGGGCACCTCGGCACGCTGCTGGGCAGCGCGCTGGTCGTCGACGCCGGGCCGCTCTACTTCTGGCTGCCCTTCCTGACCTGCCTGCTGGCGCTGGCGGAGCTGCATTTGCGCACCATCCGGCTGGTGGTGGCGTTTCTCGTCGGCCACATCGGCGCGACGCTGCTGGTGGCCGCCGCCCTGGCCGGGGCGGTCGAATTCGGCTGGCTGCCCGTGTCGATCACCCGGGCGAGCGACGTCGGGATGAGCTACGGCGCGCTGGCGGTGCTCGGCGCGATGACGGCGGTGATCCCGTCGCGCTGGCGGGCCGCCTGGGTCGGCTGGTGGGTGGCGGCGGGCATCGCTTCGGCGATCGTCGGCGGCGACTTCACCGACGCCGGTCACACCGTCGCGGTGATCCTGGGCGTGCTCGTGTCGGCGCGGTTCCGGCAGCCGATCCACTGGACACCGGCGCGGTACCTGATGCTGGCGGCTTCCTCGGGCTTCGGTTTCCTGATGCTGGCCCACCACTGGGGGACCATGGCGGCGACCCCGGTGTTCGGTCTCCTCGGCGCCGTGGTCGCCTACGCGGGGGCGAAGTACGTCACCGGCCGGGGCCTGCCGGTCGCGCCGCTGGACGGCGACGACACGCTGCCCGGTCCGGCGCCGGCCGTCGCCGGCTGA
- a CDS encoding TrmH family RNA methyltransferase, whose translation MLTERSARVAAAVKLHRHVGRRRAGRFLAEGPNLVEAASRRGLVRDVFVTEVAEQRHASLLAGLDCPVHPVTERAAKALSDTVTPAGLVAVCDMPATRLDDVLAGAPQLLAVAVEIGEPGNAGTLIRLADAMGAAGVILGGHSVDPYNGKCLRASAGSIFCVPVVVAPDALAAVDAVRAAGLQALATTVDGERRLDEAGELLGRPTAWLFGPESHGLPSEIASAADHRLRIPMSGGAESLNVASAAAICLYQSARALKLPTRP comes from the coding sequence GTGCTGACCGAACGTTCGGCCAGGGTCGCCGCGGCGGTCAAACTGCATCGCCACGTCGGGCGCCGTCGGGCGGGGCGTTTCCTCGCCGAAGGCCCGAACCTGGTCGAGGCGGCCTCGCGTCGCGGCCTGGTCCGCGACGTCTTTGTCACCGAGGTCGCCGAGCAGCGCCATGCGTCGTTGCTGGCGGGGCTGGACTGCCCGGTCCACCCGGTCACCGAGCGCGCCGCGAAGGCGCTCTCCGACACGGTCACCCCGGCGGGGCTGGTCGCGGTGTGCGACATGCCGGCGACCCGCCTCGACGACGTGCTGGCGGGCGCGCCGCAGCTGCTCGCGGTGGCCGTCGAGATCGGCGAGCCCGGCAATGCCGGCACCCTGATCCGCCTCGCGGACGCGATGGGCGCGGCGGGCGTGATCCTCGGCGGCCACAGCGTCGATCCGTACAACGGCAAATGCCTGCGCGCCTCGGCCGGCAGCATCTTCTGCGTCCCTGTCGTCGTCGCGCCGGACGCCCTCGCCGCCGTGGACGCGGTGCGTGCCGCGGGTCTGCAGGCGCTCGCCACCACCGTGGACGGTGAGCGACGGCTGGACGAGGCCGGCGAACTGCTGGGCAGGCCGACGGCGTGGCTGTTCGGGCCCGAATCCCACGGCCTGCCAAGCGAAATCGCGTCGGCGGCCGACCACCGGCTGCGCATCCCGATGTCCGGCGGCGCCGAGAGCCTGAATGTGGCGTCGGCCGCGGCCATCTGTCTGTACCAGAGCGCGCGGGCCCTGAAGCTGCCTACGCGGCCTTGA